One Pseudomonas tolaasii NCPPB 2192 genomic window carries:
- a CDS encoding DegQ family serine endoprotease, with translation MSIPRLKSYLSIIATVLVLGQAVSAQAAELPDFTQLVEQASPAVVNISTTQKLPDRKVSNQQMPDLEGLPPMLREFFERGMPQQRAPRGGGGGQREAQSLGSGFIISPDGYILTNNHVIADADEILVRLADRSELKAKLVGTDPRSDVALLKIEGKDLPVLKLGKSQDLKAGQWVVAIGSPFGFDHTVTQGIVSAIGRSLPNENYVPFIQTDVPINPGNSGGPLFNLAGEVVGINSQIYTRSGGFMGVSFAIPIDVAMDVSNQLKSGGKVSRGWLGVVIQEVNKDLAESFGLDKPAGALVAQIQDDGPAAKGGLQVGDVILSMNGQPIVMSADLPHLVGALKAGSKAKLEVIREGKRQTVELTVGAIPEEGATLDALGNAKPGAERSSNRLGIAVVELTDEQKKSFDLKSGVVIKEVQDGPASLIGLQPGDVITHLNNQAIDSTKQFTDIAKALPKNRSVSMRVLRQGRASFITFKLAE, from the coding sequence ATGTCGATACCACGTTTGAAGTCCTATTTATCCATAATCGCCACGGTATTGGTGCTGGGTCAGGCCGTGTCCGCGCAAGCGGCTGAACTGCCTGATTTCACGCAATTGGTCGAGCAGGCCTCGCCGGCCGTGGTGAACATCAGTACCACGCAGAAGCTGCCGGACCGCAAGGTTTCAAATCAGCAGATGCCGGATCTCGAAGGCCTGCCGCCGATGCTGCGCGAGTTCTTCGAGCGTGGCATGCCGCAACAGCGTGCGCCCCGTGGCGGCGGCGGTGGTCAGCGTGAAGCGCAGTCCCTGGGCTCGGGCTTCATCATTTCACCGGATGGTTACATCCTCACCAACAACCACGTCATTGCCGATGCTGACGAAATCCTCGTTCGCCTGGCCGATCGCAGCGAGTTGAAGGCCAAACTGGTCGGCACCGATCCACGCTCCGACGTGGCTCTGCTGAAAATCGAAGGCAAAGACCTGCCGGTGCTGAAACTGGGTAAGTCCCAGGATCTGAAAGCCGGGCAATGGGTGGTCGCGATTGGTTCGCCATTCGGCTTTGACCACACCGTGACCCAAGGTATCGTCAGCGCCATCGGCCGCAGCCTGCCAAACGAAAACTATGTGCCGTTCATCCAGACCGACGTGCCGATCAACCCGGGCAACTCCGGTGGCCCGCTGTTCAACCTGGCGGGCGAAGTGGTGGGGATCAACTCGCAGATCTACACCCGTTCCGGTGGCTTCATGGGCGTGTCGTTCGCTATCCCGATTGACGTGGCCATGGATGTTTCCAACCAGCTCAAAAGCGGTGGCAAGGTCAGCCGTGGCTGGTTGGGCGTCGTGATTCAGGAAGTGAACAAGGATCTGGCTGAGTCCTTCGGTCTCGACAAACCGGCTGGTGCTTTGGTCGCGCAGATTCAGGATGACGGTCCGGCTGCCAAGGGCGGTCTGCAGGTGGGTGATGTCATTCTGAGCATGAACGGCCAGCCGATCGTCATGTCTGCCGACCTGCCGCACTTGGTGGGCGCGCTCAAGGCGGGTAGCAAGGCCAAGCTGGAAGTGATTCGTGAAGGCAAGCGCCAGACTGTTGAGCTGACGGTTGGCGCCATTCCGGAAGAGGGCGCAACTCTTGACGCGCTGGGCAACGCCAAACCGGGTGCCGAGCGCAGCAGCAACCGCCTGGGCATTGCTGTGGTCGAGCTGACTGATGAGCAGAAAAAGAGCTTCGACCTCAAGAGCGGTGTCGTGATCAAGGAAGTGCAGGACGGCCCTGCGTCCCTGATCGGCCTGCAGCCGGGTGATGTCATCACCCACTTGAACAATCAGGCCATCGACTCCACCAAGCAGTTCACCGACATCGCCAAGGCGCTGCCGAAGAACCGTTCTGTGTCGATGCGCGTTCTGCGCCAAGGGCGTGCCAGCTTCATCACCTTCAAGCTGGCTGAGTAA
- a CDS encoding M48 family metalloprotease, whose protein sequence is MTFLRPTLLTLACLLASPGFADDLPSLGDASSAIVSPQQEFQLGRAWLAYLRGQVSQLNDPQLKDYVETSVYKLVETSQVNDRRLEFILINSPQLNAFAAPGGIVGVNGGLFLNAQTEGEYASVLAHELAHLSQRHFARGMEAQSRMQIPMMAALLGGIIAAAAGAGDAGIAAIAGSQAAAIQEQRRFSRQNEQEADRIGILNLEKAGYDPRSMPTMFERLMRQYRFDAKPPEFLLTHPVTESRIADTRNRAEQAKPGGKEDSLRYQLIRARVQLQYEDTPGLAAKRFQAQLDENPKNDVARYGLAIAQIKGTQYKEARESLLPLLAKAPNDITYNLAQIELDIDSNRLPDAQQRTDRMLTQYPGNYPLNQVRVDLLLKQNRTADAEKALDGLLKSRPDDPDVWYQVAETRGLSGNIIGLHQARAEYFALVGDFQQAIQQLDFAKRRAGNNFPLSSRIDARQRELIEQERLVKNMMS, encoded by the coding sequence ATGACTTTTTTGCGCCCTACCCTGCTGACGCTGGCCTGCCTGCTGGCCTCTCCAGGCTTTGCTGACGACCTGCCGTCACTTGGCGACGCCAGTTCTGCCATTGTCTCGCCACAACAGGAATTTCAACTGGGTCGTGCGTGGCTGGCCTACCTGCGCGGCCAGGTCTCGCAACTCAACGACCCGCAACTCAAGGATTATGTCGAAACCAGCGTTTACAAACTGGTGGAGACCAGCCAGGTCAATGACCGGCGCCTTGAGTTCATCCTGATCAACAGCCCGCAGCTCAACGCCTTTGCCGCACCTGGCGGCATCGTCGGGGTCAACGGCGGCTTGTTTCTGAATGCCCAGACCGAAGGCGAATATGCCTCGGTGCTGGCCCACGAATTGGCTCACCTGTCCCAGCGCCACTTTGCCCGGGGCATGGAAGCACAGTCGCGCATGCAAATCCCGATGATGGCCGCCCTGCTTGGCGGCATCATTGCCGCCGCCGCCGGTGCAGGCGACGCGGGGATTGCCGCGATTGCAGGCAGCCAGGCTGCGGCGATCCAGGAGCAACGCCGGTTCTCCCGCCAGAACGAGCAGGAAGCTGACCGCATCGGCATTCTCAATCTGGAAAAAGCCGGTTACGACCCGCGCTCCATGCCGACCATGTTCGAACGCCTGATGCGCCAATACCGTTTTGACGCCAAGCCTCCGGAATTCCTGCTGACTCACCCGGTGACAGAATCGCGAATTGCCGACACCCGCAACCGCGCTGAACAGGCCAAACCCGGCGGCAAGGAAGACAGCCTGCGCTATCAGCTGATTCGCGCTCGCGTTCAGTTGCAATACGAGGACACACCGGGCCTTGCGGCCAAGCGTTTCCAGGCACAACTGGACGAAAACCCGAAAAACGATGTGGCGCGCTATGGCTTGGCCATCGCCCAAATCAAAGGCACTCAGTACAAAGAAGCGCGGGAAAGCCTGCTGCCGCTGCTCGCCAAGGCGCCTAACGACATCACTTACAACCTTGCGCAAATCGAGTTGGATATCGACAGCAATCGCCTGCCGGATGCCCAGCAGCGGACTGATCGCATGCTGACTCAGTACCCCGGCAACTATCCGCTGAATCAGGTACGGGTGGACTTGCTGCTCAAGCAAAACCGCACTGCCGATGCGGAAAAGGCACTGGATGGTTTGCTCAAATCGCGCCCCGATGACCCGGATGTCTGGTATCAGGTTGCAGAAACCCGCGGCCTGTCCGGCAATATCATTGGCCTGCATCAAGCACGCGCCGAGTACTTTGCGCTGGTGGGCGACTTTCAACAGGCCATCCAGCAACTGGACTTCGCCAAACGTCGGGCTGGCAACAACTTCCCGTTGTCGTCGCGTATCGACGCACGCCAGCGTGAGCTGATCGAACAGGAACGCTTGGTCAAAAACATGATGAGCTAA
- a CDS encoding sulfurtransferase TusA family protein, whose translation MTDAVAFDAELDASGLNCPLPLLKAKLELNRLASGAVLKVIATDAGSQRDFRTFAKLAGHTLLHEEDAAGVYRYWLRKA comes from the coding sequence ATGACCGACGCTGTAGCCTTTGACGCCGAACTTGATGCCAGCGGCCTCAATTGCCCGTTGCCCTTGCTCAAGGCCAAGCTGGAGCTCAATCGATTGGCCAGTGGTGCGGTACTCAAAGTGATCGCCACGGATGCGGGCTCCCAGCGGGATTTCCGCACATTTGCCAAACTGGCCGGGCACACGTTATTGCACGAAGAAGACGCCGCCGGTGTTTACCGGTACTGGTTGCGCAAGGCCTGA
- a CDS encoding AI-2E family transporter: protein MFKVLRDWIQRYFSDEEAVVLAVLLFLAFTAVLTLGGMLAPVLAGMVLAYLMQGLVTTLERLRLPGGVAVGLVFALFMGLLVVFIVVVLPLLWHQLITLFNELPGMLAKWQSLLLLLPERYPHLVSDEQVLQAIDVARGEIGKFGQWALTFSLSSLPLLVNIMIYLVLVPILVFFFLKDRAMIGRWVRGYLPRERALITRVAEEMNRQIANYIRGKVIEIVICGGVTYIAFVALGLNYAALLALLVGVSVVVPYVGAVVVTVPVLLIALFQWGWSDQFIYLMAVYGIIQTLDGNVLVPLLFSEAVNLHPVAIICAVLLFGGLWGFWGVFFAIPLATLFKAVLDAWPRQEPVVAPLL, encoded by the coding sequence ATGTTCAAAGTGTTACGAGACTGGATTCAGCGCTACTTCTCCGACGAAGAGGCCGTGGTGCTGGCAGTCCTTCTGTTTCTGGCCTTTACCGCCGTGCTCACTTTGGGCGGCATGCTCGCTCCCGTCCTGGCCGGCATGGTGCTGGCGTACTTGATGCAGGGCTTGGTCACCACGCTTGAGCGTCTGCGCCTGCCGGGTGGGGTGGCGGTGGGGCTGGTGTTTGCCTTGTTCATGGGCTTGCTGGTGGTGTTCATCGTGGTGGTGTTGCCATTGCTCTGGCATCAGTTAATCACTCTGTTCAATGAATTGCCGGGGATGCTCGCCAAATGGCAATCCCTGTTGCTGTTGTTGCCGGAGCGCTATCCGCACCTGGTGTCGGACGAGCAGGTGTTGCAGGCCATCGATGTGGCGCGCGGCGAGATCGGAAAATTCGGGCAATGGGCGCTGACCTTTTCACTGTCCAGCCTGCCATTGCTGGTTAACATCATGATCTACCTGGTGTTGGTGCCGATCCTGGTGTTTTTCTTTCTCAAGGACCGCGCAATGATCGGCCGCTGGGTGCGCGGATATCTGCCGCGTGAGCGGGCGCTGATCACTCGGGTGGCCGAGGAGATGAACCGGCAGATCGCCAATTACATTCGTGGCAAGGTTATCGAGATCGTAATCTGCGGTGGCGTGACCTACATTGCTTTTGTCGCGCTCGGGCTGAACTACGCGGCGCTGCTGGCATTGCTGGTGGGTGTGTCGGTGGTGGTGCCGTATGTCGGTGCCGTGGTGGTGACGGTGCCTGTGCTGCTGATCGCGTTATTCCAGTGGGGCTGGAGCGACCAGTTCATCTACCTGATGGCGGTGTACGGCATCATTCAGACGCTGGATGGCAACGTACTGGTGCCTTTGTTGTTTTCGGAGGCGGTCAACCTGCATCCGGTGGCAATTATCTGCGCGGTCTTGTTGTTTGGCGGGTTGTGGGGTTTTTGGGGGGTGTTCTTTGCGATTCCCCTGGCGACGCTGTTCAAGGCGGTGCTCGATGCGTGGCCGCGGCAAGAGCCGGTGGTGGCGCCCTTGTTGTAA
- a CDS encoding peroxiredoxin encodes MAVVIDKPVADFEAQATSGQTFSLAGLKGKQVVIYFYPKDSTPGCTTEGQGFRDQYAAFKAAHTEVFGVSRDSVKSHENFKGKQEFPFELISDKDEAVCQLFDVIKLKKLYGKEYLGVDRSTFLIDKEGVLRQEWRGVKVPGHVDAVLAAAQALHKA; translated from the coding sequence ATGGCTGTAGTCATCGATAAACCGGTAGCCGACTTCGAAGCCCAGGCCACCAGCGGCCAGACCTTCAGCCTCGCCGGGCTCAAGGGCAAGCAAGTGGTGATCTATTTCTACCCCAAAGACAGCACCCCGGGCTGCACCACTGAAGGTCAGGGTTTTCGTGACCAGTACGCCGCGTTCAAGGCCGCCCACACTGAAGTATTTGGTGTGTCGCGCGACAGCGTGAAGTCCCACGAGAACTTCAAGGGCAAGCAGGAATTCCCCTTTGAGCTGATCAGCGATAAAGATGAGGCGGTTTGCCAGCTGTTTGACGTGATCAAACTGAAGAAGCTGTATGGCAAGGAATACCTGGGCGTGGACCGCAGCACGTTCCTGATCGACAAGGAGGGTGTGCTGCGCCAGGAATGGCGTGGTGTGAAGGTGCCAGGGCATGTGGATGCTGTACTGGCCGCCGCTCAGGCGCTGCACAAGGCCTGA
- a CDS encoding glycine cleavage system protein R, producing MSTPTVREQFLVISALGANPMELTNVLCRASHENRCAVVTSRLTRHGECSALVLQISGSWDALARLETGLPGLAKKHDFTVNVVRSAALENRPQALPYVAYVSSAYRSDIVNELCQFFIDHNVELENLTCDTYQAPQTGGTMLNATFTVTLPAGVQISWLRDQFLDFADALNLDALIEPWRPQNPM from the coding sequence ATGTCCACCCCCACAGTTCGCGAACAATTCCTTGTCATCAGTGCCCTCGGCGCCAACCCCATGGAGCTGACCAACGTCCTGTGCCGCGCCAGCCATGAGAACCGCTGCGCTGTCGTGACCTCCCGCCTGACCCGCCACGGCGAGTGCAGCGCACTGGTCCTGCAGATTTCCGGCAGTTGGGATGCCCTGGCACGCCTCGAAACCGGTTTGCCGGGCCTGGCCAAGAAGCATGACTTCACGGTCAACGTGGTGCGCAGCGCCGCGCTGGAAAACCGTCCGCAGGCGCTGCCGTATGTGGCGTATGTCAGCTCGGCCTACCGCTCGGACATCGTCAACGAGCTGTGCCAGTTCTTCATCGACCACAACGTCGAGCTGGAGAACCTGACCTGCGACACCTACCAGGCCCCGCAAACCGGCGGCACCATGTTGAACGCCACGTTTACCGTAACCTTGCCGGCCGGCGTGCAAATCAGTTGGTTGCGCGATCAGTTCCTCGACTTCGCCGATGCGCTGAATCTCGACGCACTGATCGAACCCTGGCGCCCACAGAACCCAATGTAA
- the dapA gene encoding 4-hydroxy-tetrahydrodipicolinate synthase has product MIAGSMVALVTPMDAQGHLDWDSLGKLVDFHLQEGTNAIVAVGTTGESATLDVEEHIQVIEFVVKRVAGRIAVIAGTGANSTREAIELTKNAKKAGADACLLVTPYYNKPTQEGLYQHFRAIAEAVDIPQILYNVPGRTACDMKAETVIRLSTVPNIIGIKEATGDLQRAKDILAGVSSDFLLYSGDDATAVELILLGGKGNISVTANVAPRAMSDMCAAAIAGDAAKAREIHEKLMPLNKTLFIESNPIPVKWALFEMGLMPDGIRLPLTRLSEACHEPLRLALRQSGVLV; this is encoded by the coding sequence ATGATTGCGGGCAGTATGGTGGCACTGGTCACACCCATGGATGCACAAGGTCATCTCGACTGGGATAGCCTGGGCAAACTGGTGGACTTCCACCTGCAAGAGGGCACCAATGCCATCGTGGCGGTCGGCACCACAGGTGAGTCGGCCACCCTCGATGTGGAAGAACACATCCAGGTCATCGAATTCGTGGTCAAGCGTGTCGCGGGCCGTATCGCCGTGATCGCAGGTACAGGCGCCAACTCCACGCGTGAAGCCATCGAACTGACCAAAAACGCCAAGAAGGCCGGCGCCGACGCCTGCCTGCTGGTGACTCCGTACTACAACAAGCCGACCCAGGAAGGCCTGTATCAGCATTTCCGTGCCATCGCCGAAGCCGTAGACATCCCGCAAATCCTCTACAACGTGCCTGGCCGTACCGCCTGCGACATGAAGGCCGAGACCGTGATTCGCCTGTCCACCGTGCCGAATATCATCGGCATCAAGGAAGCCACCGGCGACCTGCAGCGCGCCAAGGACATCCTGGCCGGCGTCAGCAGTGACTTCCTGCTGTATTCCGGCGACGACGCCACCGCTGTTGAGCTGATCCTGCTGGGCGGCAAGGGCAACATTTCCGTGACCGCCAACGTCGCCCCGCGTGCCATGAGCGACATGTGCGCCGCCGCCATCGCCGGTGACGCCGCAAAAGCCCGTGAAATCCACGAGAAGCTGATGCCGCTCAACAAAACACTGTTTATCGAATCCAACCCTATCCCCGTGAAATGGGCATTGTTCGAGATGGGCCTGATGCCGGACGGTATCCGTCTGCCGCTCACCCGCCTCAGCGAAGCCTGTCACGAACCGCTGCGATTGGCCCTGCGCCAGTCCGGCGTCCTGGTTTAA
- the bamC gene encoding outer membrane protein assembly factor BamC, with amino-acid sequence MKRLAGLSALALIISSTSGCGWIWGPEGYFRDRGSDYLEAQATKPMQLPPDVNVAKRLDPLLPIPRNVADDTAKGEFVVPRPQPISAVAEASDYSLQKSGDNRWIIAQRPPAEVWPVALQFFQDNGFRIDQQRPQTGEFTTAWQRGSELSANMAQRLQAGGVATDSEARVRVRIEPGVQRNTSEVYVVSAERPAGSTSTVDFTPRSVNTGVDAALVDEMLASMSRISEKGGSVSLLAARDYDTPNRVSLTEDGSGNVVLNLGEDLDRAWASVGRALEQGPWRVEDINRSLGLYYINVAEKAEKKDDEPGFFGKLFGSKPTKEEIETRAERYQVRLSKVGESVQVTVEKNINTVAPAETARKVLGVIQDNLG; translated from the coding sequence ATGAAGCGATTGGCCGGACTTTCCGCACTTGCCTTGATTATCTCCAGCACCAGTGGCTGCGGTTGGATCTGGGGCCCGGAAGGCTACTTCCGTGACCGCGGCAGCGATTACCTGGAAGCACAAGCAACCAAACCGATGCAATTGCCACCGGACGTCAATGTCGCCAAGCGCCTTGACCCGTTGCTGCCGATTCCGCGCAACGTCGCCGACGATACCGCCAAGGGCGAGTTCGTGGTGCCACGTCCACAGCCTATTTCGGCTGTAGCGGAGGCTAGCGATTACAGCCTGCAGAAGAGCGGCGACAACCGCTGGATCATCGCCCAGCGCCCACCTGCCGAAGTCTGGCCGGTGGCGTTGCAGTTCTTCCAGGACAACGGTTTCCGCATTGACCAGCAGCGCCCGCAGACCGGTGAGTTCACCACGGCCTGGCAGCGCGGCAGCGAGCTGTCGGCCAACATGGCCCAGCGCCTGCAGGCCGGTGGCGTAGCAACCGACAGCGAAGCCCGTGTGCGCGTGCGTATCGAGCCAGGCGTGCAGCGCAACACCAGTGAAGTGTATGTGGTCAGCGCCGAGCGTCCTGCCGGCAGCACGTCCACTGTCGATTTCACCCCGCGCTCGGTCAACACCGGCGTGGACGCTGCACTGGTCGACGAAATGCTCGCCAGCATGAGCCGTATCTCCGAGAAAGGCGGTTCGGTTTCCCTGCTGGCCGCTCGCGATTACGACACGCCCAACCGCGTCAGCCTCACCGAAGATGGCAGCGGTAACGTGGTCCTGAACCTGGGTGAAGACCTTGACCGTGCCTGGGCCAGCGTTGGCCGTGCCCTGGAGCAGGGGCCGTGGCGCGTTGAAGACATCAACCGCAGCCTGGGCCTGTACTACATCAACGTGGCTGAAAAGGCCGAGAAGAAGGACGACGAGCCAGGCTTCTTCGGCAAATTGTTCGGCAGCAAGCCGACCAAGGAAGAGATCGAAACCCGCGCCGAGCGTTATCAGGTTCGTTTGAGCAAGGTGGGCGAAAGTGTGCAGGTTACCGTCGAGAAGAATATCAACACCGTTGCGCCGGCTGAAACAGCCCGCAAAGTGTTGGGCGTGATTCAGGACAACCTGGGCTGA
- a CDS encoding MBL fold metallo-hydrolase — translation MRFAVLGSGSQGNGTLVAHDDTYVLVDCGFSLKETERRLLRLGVHPAQLSAILVTHEHADHVHGVGLLSRRYNLPVYLSRGTLRGMRKPIEPAGFLAGGEQLRIGALSIDVIAVAHDAQEPTQYVFSDGERRFGVLTDLGSYCSKVLDGYRDLDALMIESNHCRDLLARGHYPYFLKQRVGGELGHLNNHQAAYLVYELGWQDLQHLVLAHLSSKNNLPQLARQCFVDTLGCDPDWLQLADQDSGLDWRHIA, via the coding sequence ATGCGTTTTGCCGTTCTCGGCAGCGGTAGCCAAGGGAACGGCACGCTGGTCGCACATGACGACACGTATGTGCTGGTGGATTGTGGTTTCTCGCTCAAGGAAACCGAGCGGCGCCTGCTGCGCCTGGGGGTTCACCCCGCGCAGCTGAGCGCGATTCTGGTGACCCACGAACATGCCGACCACGTGCATGGCGTGGGTTTGCTGTCTCGGCGCTACAATCTCCCGGTGTATTTGAGTCGCGGCACGCTGCGCGGGATGCGCAAACCCATTGAACCCGCAGGCTTCCTGGCCGGTGGCGAACAGCTTCGGATCGGTGCCTTGAGCATTGATGTGATTGCCGTGGCGCACGATGCCCAGGAGCCGACGCAGTATGTGTTCAGTGATGGTGAGCGGCGTTTCGGCGTGCTCACTGACCTGGGCTCCTACTGCTCAAAGGTGCTGGACGGTTACCGTGACCTCGATGCCTTGATGATCGAGTCCAACCACTGCCGGGACCTGCTGGCGCGCGGTCACTATCCCTACTTTCTCAAGCAGCGGGTGGGCGGCGAGCTGGGGCATTTGAACAACCACCAGGCGGCGTACCTGGTGTATGAGTTGGGCTGGCAAGACTTGCAACACCTGGTCCTGGCCCACCTGAGCAGCAAGAACAACCTGCCGCAGCTGGCCCGGCAATGTTTTGTCGACACCCTCGGGTGCGACCCGGACTGGCTGCAACTGGCCGATCAAGATTCAGGGCTCGACTGGCGACACATCGCCTAG
- the purC gene encoding phosphoribosylaminoimidazolesuccinocarboxamide synthase — translation MEKREELYRGKAKSVYKTDDANRLILLFRNDTSAFDGKRIEQLDRKGMVNNKFNAFIMQKLEAAGIPTQFDKLLGDNECLVKKLDMIPVECVVRNYAAGSLVKRLGVEEGLKLNPYTFELFLKDDAKGDPFINESHVVAFGWGTAEQLARMKELSLKVNEVLSKLFDDAGLLLVDFKLEFGVFHDGSIVLGDEFSPDGCRLWDKDTKKKMDKDRFRQGLGDVIEAYEEVANRLGVPL, via the coding sequence ATGGAAAAACGTGAAGAACTCTACCGCGGCAAAGCCAAGTCGGTGTACAAGACCGACGACGCCAACCGCCTGATCCTGCTGTTTCGCAACGACACCTCGGCGTTCGACGGCAAGCGCATCGAACAACTGGATCGCAAGGGCATGGTGAACAACAAGTTCAATGCCTTCATCATGCAAAAGCTCGAAGCGGCCGGCATTCCGACCCAATTCGACAAACTGCTGGGCGACAACGAGTGCCTGGTCAAGAAGCTCGACATGATCCCGGTTGAATGCGTCGTGCGTAACTACGCCGCCGGCAGCCTGGTCAAGCGTCTGGGCGTTGAGGAAGGCCTCAAGCTCAACCCTTACACCTTCGAGCTGTTCCTGAAGGACGACGCCAAGGGCGACCCGTTCATCAACGAATCCCACGTGGTGGCATTCGGTTGGGGCACCGCCGAGCAACTGGCGCGCATGAAGGAGTTGTCCCTCAAGGTCAACGAAGTCCTGAGCAAATTGTTCGACGACGCCGGCCTGCTACTGGTCGACTTCAAACTGGAGTTCGGCGTGTTCCACGACGGCTCCATCGTCCTGGGCGACGAATTCAGCCCCGACGGCTGCCGCCTGTGGGACAAGGACACCAAGAAGAAGATGGACAAAGATCGCTTCCGCCAGGGCCTCGGTGACGTGATCGAAGCCTATGAAGAAGTCGCCAACCGTCTGGGCGTACCGCTTTAA
- a CDS encoding type II toxin-antitoxin system RelE family toxin → MTYSLDFDARALKEWQKLGDTVRQQLKKKLVEILKNPRVETNRLHGLPDCYKIKLRSSGYRLVYQVIDQEITVFVVAVDKRERDQVYQKASERLS, encoded by the coding sequence ATGACCTATAGCCTCGATTTTGATGCCCGCGCATTGAAGGAATGGCAAAAACTCGGCGACACCGTCCGTCAGCAGCTCAAGAAGAAGTTGGTGGAAATCCTGAAAAATCCACGCGTTGAAACTAACCGCCTGCATGGCCTGCCGGACTGTTACAAGATAAAGCTGCGTAGCAGTGGTTACAGGCTGGTTTATCAAGTGATTGATCAGGAAATTACCGTGTTTGTGGTGGCCGTAGATAAACGGGAGCGTGATCAGGTTTATCAGAAGGCATCCGAGCGATTGAGCTAG
- a CDS encoding type II toxin-antitoxin system RelB/DinJ family antitoxin codes for MASINIRIDDDLKARAYLELEKLGVTPSELMRQALQYVADRGQLPFKPVLMTEDDEALMATVRERLASPQRVKVSIDDL; via the coding sequence ATGGCCTCCATCAATATTCGAATCGACGACGACCTGAAAGCTCGCGCCTACCTTGAACTGGAAAAACTCGGCGTCACGCCTTCCGAACTCATGCGCCAAGCGCTGCAGTATGTGGCAGACCGTGGTCAGTTGCCCTTCAAGCCGGTGCTGATGACTGAGGACGATGAAGCCCTGATGGCCACTGTGCGAGAACGACTGGCGTCTCCTCAACGCGTAAAGGTTTCCATAGATGACCTATAG
- a CDS encoding MFS transporter: MPSASQAPRGLPEHSQQSVKQQWLAILSVAVGAFALVTSEFLPVGVLNDVAADLGISAGHAGLMVTLPGIMAALAAPLLSVIIGAMDRRYLLIGLTLIMIVANMVVAYASDFSLLLFGRVLLGISIGGFWATAIALSGRLAPNGVGVAKATSIIMMGVTLATVLGVPVGTWLSGLMGWRMTFLVTALLGIPVLVAQLFLLPTLKPEKAILVRDLPALFINPRARVGLIAVLLIGLAHFAAYTYVAPFFKNSSGFDGPTIGSLLLMFGVAGVAGNVFAGFAANRSVRYTLLLVALMIGTSTALFPYFATGLTGATMLIALWGFAFGAFPACASIWMFVVAPQDVERGMPLFVALFQVIIALGSFFGGRIVDQMGTSVLLSLATALVGVGFVTVLVLGRNVSNSAVAQAA; the protein is encoded by the coding sequence ATGCCAAGTGCCAGCCAGGCCCCTCGCGGCCTTCCCGAACATAGCCAACAAAGCGTCAAACAGCAGTGGTTGGCGATTTTGTCGGTCGCCGTGGGCGCCTTCGCCCTGGTGACCAGTGAATTTCTGCCGGTGGGCGTACTCAACGACGTCGCCGCCGACCTGGGCATCAGCGCCGGCCACGCCGGCCTGATGGTGACCCTGCCCGGCATCATGGCCGCCCTCGCCGCGCCGTTGCTGTCCGTCATCATCGGCGCAATGGACCGCCGCTACCTGCTGATCGGCCTGACGCTGATCATGATCGTCGCCAACATGGTCGTGGCCTACGCCAGCGACTTCAGCCTGCTGCTGTTCGGCCGCGTGCTGCTGGGCATCAGCATCGGCGGGTTCTGGGCGACCGCCATTGCCCTCAGTGGCCGCCTGGCGCCCAACGGCGTGGGCGTCGCGAAGGCCACCTCGATCATCATGATGGGCGTGACCCTGGCCACCGTACTGGGCGTGCCGGTCGGCACCTGGCTCAGCGGCCTGATGGGCTGGCGCATGACCTTCCTGGTGACCGCACTGCTCGGCATCCCGGTGCTGGTGGCGCAGCTGTTCCTGTTGCCTACGCTGAAACCGGAAAAAGCCATCCTCGTGCGTGACCTGCCGGCCTTGTTTATCAACCCGCGCGCACGGGTCGGCCTGATCGCCGTCTTGCTGATCGGCCTGGCGCACTTTGCCGCCTACACCTATGTGGCGCCGTTCTTCAAAAACAGCTCCGGCTTTGATGGCCCGACCATCGGCTCCCTGCTGCTGATGTTTGGCGTGGCAGGCGTTGCGGGTAACGTTTTCGCCGGTTTCGCCGCCAATCGCAGCGTGCGTTACACGCTGTTGCTGGTCGCACTGATGATCGGCACCAGCACCGCCCTGTTTCCGTACTTCGCCACCGGTTTGACCGGCGCAACCATGCTCATCGCTCTCTGGGGCTTCGCCTTCGGCGCCTTCCCGGCCTGCGCAAGTATCTGGATGTTTGTGGTAGCGCCCCAGGACGTAGAACGCGGTATGCCGCTGTTTGTCGCGCTGTTCCAGGTGATTATCGCGCTGGGCTCGTTCTTCGGCGGGCGGATTGTTGACCAGATGGGCACGTCGGTGCTGTTGAGCCTGGCCACGGCGTTGGTTGGCGTTGGCTTTGTGACGGTGCTGGTGTTGGGGCGCAATGTGAGTAATAGCGCGGTGGCACAAGCCGCCTGA